The proteins below come from a single candidate division WOR-3 bacterium genomic window:
- a CDS encoding ABC transporter permease, whose translation MKTKDLISSSFSILKTHTLRSFLTILGIVIGVMTIISILSLIEGMNSSVERQIQSLGSNTIFVQKYQWGQGRMDIQELTRRRDITIEDAWAIAKLPTVAKVAAQKSNELTSLNYQGKTVKNIEVIGSTPDLQDIANYTVETGRFINQEDYLRRQAVCAIGGYVVDNLFPNEEPIGKYLNIRGKRFLVIGVLGRKGTFLGQTQDNIIIIPLTTFEKTFPKPTGYGAVFRSLSIQVLPKSGKVLEQAIDQIRELMRRRRGLGYDKPDDFGINTQESLRQIYKNITNIAYIVMIGVAAISLIVGGIGIMNIMLVAVSERTKEIGLRKAVGANNRDILYQFLFEAVVLSIIGGLIGVILGLSIAKIVSAVSPLPAAAPLWTVLLGISFSAAVGIFFGIYPANRAAQLNPIEALRYE comes from the coding sequence ATGAAAACTAAAGATTTAATTAGTTCATCCTTTAGTATCTTAAAAACACACACCTTACGCTCTTTTTTAACAATTTTAGGAATTGTTATTGGTGTAATGACAATTATTTCGATTCTGTCTTTGATTGAAGGAATGAATAGTTCAGTAGAACGACAGATTCAATCTTTAGGCTCGAATACGATTTTTGTTCAGAAATATCAATGGGGACAGGGCAGAATGGATATTCAAGAACTGACGCGTCGCCGAGATATTACCATTGAAGATGCCTGGGCGATTGCCAAATTACCAACAGTAGCAAAAGTTGCTGCCCAAAAGAGTAATGAACTGACCTCGCTAAATTATCAAGGCAAAACTGTTAAGAATATCGAAGTCATCGGGTCTACCCCTGATTTACAAGATATTGCTAATTATACAGTTGAAACCGGCCGATTTATTAACCAAGAAGATTATCTTCGGCGGCAGGCAGTTTGTGCCATCGGAGGTTATGTAGTCGATAATCTCTTTCCTAATGAAGAACCAATTGGTAAATATCTTAATATTCGCGGTAAGCGATTTTTAGTCATTGGAGTCTTAGGTCGAAAAGGAACTTTTTTAGGGCAAACCCAAGACAACATTATTATTATCCCATTAACGACATTTGAAAAAACATTTCCCAAACCCACTGGTTATGGAGCGGTTTTTCGGAGTCTCAGTATTCAAGTTTTGCCGAAAAGTGGTAAAGTCTTAGAACAAGCGATTGACCAGATAAGAGAATTGATGCGACGTAGGCGTGGTTTAGGATATGATAAACCTGATGACTTTGGCATCAATACGCAAGAAAGTCTTCGGCAAATATATAAAAATATTACAAATATTGCTTATATTGTAATGATTGGGGTTGCGGCGATTTCATTGATTGTCGGTGGCATCGGGATTATGAATATTATGCTGGTTGCAGTTAGCGAACGCACAAAAGAAATTGGCTTGCGTAAAGCAGTTGGTGCTAATAATCGTGATATTCTATATCAATTTCTTTTTGAAGCGGTAGTGTTATCAATTATAGGTGGTTTGATTGGCGTGATTTTAGGGCTAAGTATTGCTAAAATCGTCTCAGCAGTTTCACCTTTGCCAGCAGCAGCCCCGTTGTGGACAGTTTTGCTCGGTATCAGTTTTTCGGCTGCAGTAGGAATATTTTTTGGTATCTATCCAGCGAATCGAGCTGCACAATTAAATCCTATCGAAGCATTAAGATATGAATAA
- the hprK gene encoding HPr(Ser) kinase/phosphatase codes for MSSNFSLKSISVKTLYEEKKDDFQLEILAGSSYLDSRTIVSPDFYRPGLALAGYTENFLKERVQIIGRTELSYLETLTAETKQQAIERVMAFEPPCFIIAKALEVPKIFNDLAERYGVPVLRTTLDTTPFIHMLTAYLDFRLAPETYVHGDLVDVYGVGLLIVGESGIGKSECALDLVERGHRLIADDLIRILRRGEGIIMGYSAAKSPHLQHHIEIRGVGIVDIYALYGIRAVRTQKRIEVQVELVRWTKELDYERIGLEENYTEILGVKIPLVRIPVIAGKNLALVCEVIAKNHILKIFGYHPAKAFNDELMKLMGKPKIDPWITDDME; via the coding sequence GTGTCGTCTAATTTCTCATTAAAATCAATTTCGGTAAAAACCCTTTATGAGGAAAAAAAAGACGATTTTCAATTAGAAATTTTAGCCGGTAGTTCATATTTAGATTCTCGGACGATTGTCTCTCCGGATTTTTATCGGCCCGGTTTAGCCTTAGCTGGCTATACAGAAAATTTTCTTAAAGAGCGCGTTCAAATAATTGGTCGGACGGAACTGTCATATTTAGAGACACTTACTGCTGAAACTAAACAACAAGCAATTGAAAGAGTGATGGCTTTTGAACCACCTTGCTTTATTATTGCCAAAGCGTTGGAAGTGCCTAAAATTTTTAATGACCTCGCAGAGCGTTATGGTGTACCGGTCTTAAGAACTACTTTAGACACAACTCCATTTATTCATATGCTTACTGCCTATTTGGATTTTCGCTTAGCGCCAGAAACTTATGTTCATGGTGATTTAGTCGATGTTTACGGTGTCGGATTACTTATTGTTGGTGAGTCTGGTATTGGTAAAAGCGAATGCGCTTTGGATTTGGTTGAGCGCGGACATCGGCTAATTGCCGATGACTTAATAAGAATTCTTCGACGCGGCGAAGGTATAATTATGGGCTATAGCGCAGCCAAAAGCCCTCATCTTCAACATCATATTGAAATTCGAGGCGTTGGTATTGTGGACATCTATGCATTGTATGGTATTCGGGCAGTTCGTACCCAAAAACGAATTGAAGTTCAAGTGGAATTAGTCCGATGGACCAAAGAATTAGATTACGAGCGAATTGGCTTAGAAGAGAATTATACGGAAATCCTTGGCGTCAAGATTCCATTGGTAAGAATACCCGTTATTGCCGGTAAAAATTTAGCTTTAGTTTGTGAAGTGATTGCAAAAAATCACATCCTAAAGATTTTCGGATACCATCCTGCTAAAGCATTTAATGACGAACTAATGAAACTGATGGGCAAACCGAAAATTGACCCTTGGATAACGGATGATATGGAGTAG
- the raiA gene encoding ribosome-associated translation inhibitor RaiA — translation MQINITARHFELTEEIKDYTHKKLDKLNHFENLLTNIDIVLAKDSKQMFAEGKVNLKGNYVLAKASANDIYLAIGLLADKLIKQVKHHYEKLKSKKKFSRSKSVV, via the coding sequence ATGCAGATAAATATTACCGCTCGTCATTTTGAACTAACCGAAGAAATAAAAGACTATACGCATAAAAAATTAGATAAACTAAATCACTTCGAAAATTTATTAACTAATATTGACATCGTTTTAGCCAAAGATTCCAAACAAATGTTTGCTGAAGGTAAAGTAAATCTCAAAGGAAATTATGTTTTGGCGAAAGCCTCAGCTAACGACATCTATCTTGCCATCGGATTGCTGGCAGATAAATTAATCAAGCAAGTTAAACACCATTACGAAAAATTGAAAAGCAAAAAAAAGTTCTCGCGGAGCAAAAGTGTCGTCTAA
- a CDS encoding adenylate kinase — protein MKIILSGPPGSGKGTQAEILAKEFDYAHFSTGDVFRDHIARKTPIGINAMQYISKGQLVPDEIVLELAKDFIKTNQKKGIIFDGFPRTIGQAQGLDRILSESNERIDLIIFIELTEVEIIKRLTARRTCRKCNAIYNLDFKPPKVAGICDICGGELYQRPDDTEEVIKDRLAVYQNQTAELKNYYKKNYPIYEIDGNLGKDKVYQEIIKLIQQKL, from the coding sequence ATGAAAATTATTTTATCCGGACCACCAGGTAGTGGCAAAGGCACGCAAGCCGAGATTTTGGCAAAAGAATTTGACTACGCGCATTTTTCCACCGGTGATGTTTTTCGAGACCATATTGCGCGAAAAACACCTATTGGAATTAATGCGATGCAATATATTAGTAAAGGGCAACTTGTGCCAGACGAGATTGTTTTAGAATTAGCAAAAGACTTTATTAAAACCAATCAGAAAAAAGGTATTATTTTTGACGGTTTTCCTCGAACGATTGGTCAAGCGCAAGGTTTGGATAGAATTTTAAGCGAATCTAATGAGCGAATCGACCTCATAATATTTATTGAACTGACCGAGGTAGAAATCATAAAGCGCCTTACGGCTCGACGCACTTGTCGAAAATGTAATGCAATTTACAATCTTGATTTTAAACCGCCCAAAGTTGCCGGGATTTGTGATATTTGTGGCGGTGAACTGTATCAACGACCAGACGATACCGAAGAAGTTATTAAAGACCGTTTAGCGGTTTATCAGAATCAAACTGCTGAACTTAAAAATTATTACAAAAAAAATTATCCCATTTATGAAATTGATGGTAATTTAGGAAAAGATAAGGTATACCAAGAGATTATTAAATTAATTCAGCAAAAATTGTGA
- the map gene encoding type I methionyl aminopeptidase: MGIYIKSQKEIEKIRIAGKIVAQTIDYINQRLKPQMTLVEIEKLCDDFIRKQNAVPAFKGYRGFPASVCISLNEEVVHGIPDNRQIKSGDLVKIDIGVYKDGYYADAATTIPLGKINSQVQKLVSVTEQSLYIGISQAYAGNHIGDISAAIQKFVESNGFSVVRELTGHGVGIELHEEPMIPNFGNTGKGVELKPGMTLAIEPMVNMGTYEVITLENNWTVVTKDGLPSAHFEHTILITEEAPEILTAQNFRLTKNNSCCITNWQKIRI, from the coding sequence ATGGGCATCTATATTAAATCGCAAAAAGAGATTGAAAAAATAAGAATTGCTGGTAAAATTGTTGCGCAGACAATTGATTATATTAACCAGCGTCTAAAACCCCAAATGACACTGGTCGAAATTGAGAAACTTTGTGACGATTTTATTCGCAAACAAAATGCGGTTCCGGCTTTTAAGGGCTATCGGGGATTTCCTGCATCGGTCTGCATAAGTTTAAATGAAGAAGTTGTCCATGGCATTCCGGATAATCGGCAAATAAAATCTGGTGATTTAGTTAAGATTGATATTGGCGTCTATAAAGATGGTTATTATGCGGATGCTGCGACAACTATTCCCCTTGGCAAAATCAATTCCCAGGTCCAAAAATTGGTAAGCGTTACAGAACAATCCTTATATATAGGAATCAGCCAAGCATATGCAGGTAATCATATCGGCGACATCTCAGCTGCAATCCAAAAGTTTGTCGAATCCAACGGCTTTTCTGTAGTACGTGAACTTACTGGACACGGTGTCGGAATTGAGTTGCACGAAGAACCGATGATTCCCAATTTTGGTAATACCGGAAAAGGCGTTGAACTAAAACCAGGAATGACATTAGCAATTGAACCAATGGTAAATATGGGCACTTATGAAGTAATAACCCTTGAAAATAATTGGACCGTAGTTACGAAAGATGGATTGCCTTCAGCCCATTTTGAACATACAATTTTAATTACTGAAGAGGCACCAGAAATTCTAACTGCCCAAAATTTTCGGTTGACGAAAAACAATTCTTGTTGTATAACTAATTGGCAAAAAATAAGAATTTAA
- the infA gene encoding translation initiation factor IF-1 — MAKKDLIQLEGTVIEALPNAMFRVELDNGHRVLAHISGKMRMYHIRILPGDRVTVEFSPYDLNRGRIIYRFK; from the coding sequence ATGGCAAAAAAAGATTTAATCCAATTAGAAGGCACAGTGATTGAAGCATTACCCAATGCGATGTTTCGAGTTGAATTAGATAACGGACATCGTGTTCTGGCTCACATTTCTGGCAAAATGCGAATGTATCACATCCGAATATTACCCGGCGACCGAGTAACGGTTGAATTCTCGCCGTATGATTTAAACCGTGGAAGAATAATTTACCGATTTAAATAG
- the rpmJ gene encoding 50S ribosomal protein L36, producing MKVKPSVKKRCAHCKIIKRHGVTRVICKRDPTHKQRQG from the coding sequence ATGAAAGTTAAACCTTCAGTAAAAAAGCGTTGTGCCCACTGTAAAATCATTAAACGACATGGTGTGACTCGGGTTATTTGTAAACGGGACCCGACGCACAAACAAAGACAAGGATAA
- the ftsY gene encoding signal recognition particle-docking protein FtsY, with amino-acid sequence MSLFQLLKNTLKKTRQIFQGVINAQSLEELEAILLSADIGVASTQYIINKIKDQAPSNYYQALIKTIKEILQKPHSPSKPLAYPLEIIMIVGVPGSGKTTTIAKLANLWQKQGKKVIISASDTYRDAAAQQLKIWAERVGVNIVFSEKGQDAGAVAFDTIQKAQSAKFDIVLIDTAGRLHTRKDLMEECKKIKRVCQKFRADAPDEIWLILDATVGQNGIVQARTFHQELNLTGVIITKLDGTAKGGVVIPVALELGLPIRYIGIGETEDAINEFDTEAFVQALLSTD; translated from the coding sequence ATGTCACTTTTTCAATTATTAAAAAATACTCTTAAAAAGACCCGTCAGATTTTTCAAGGTGTAATCAATGCCCAGAGCCTTGAAGAATTAGAGGCAATTTTGCTGAGCGCCGACATCGGTGTCGCCAGCACCCAATACATTATTAATAAAATTAAAGACCAGGCGCCGTCAAATTATTACCAAGCCTTAATAAAAACTATCAAAGAAATTCTCCAAAAACCACATTCGCCAAGCAAACCCTTGGCTTACCCTTTAGAAATAATAATGATTGTTGGTGTTCCGGGTTCAGGAAAGACAACGACCATTGCTAAATTAGCCAACCTTTGGCAAAAACAAGGCAAGAAAGTCATTATCTCAGCATCTGATACCTATCGCGATGCGGCAGCACAGCAATTGAAAATCTGGGCCGAACGGGTTGGTGTTAACATTGTTTTTTCGGAAAAAGGACAAGACGCTGGCGCAGTCGCTTTTGATACAATTCAGAAGGCCCAATCTGCTAAATTTGACATCGTCTTAATTGATACCGCAGGTCGCCTACATACCCGTAAAGACCTTATGGAAGAATGTAAGAAAATAAAAAGAGTGTGTCAAAAATTCCGTGCCGATGCGCCGGATGAAATTTGGCTGATTTTAGATGCTACTGTTGGCCAAAATGGTATTGTCCAAGCCCGGACCTTTCATCAAGAATTAAATTTGACCGGTGTGATTATTACCAAATTAGATGGCACAGCCAAAGGTGGTGTCGTGATACCTGTGGCATTAGAACTCGGTTTACCAATCAGATATATCGGAATTGGAGAAACCGAAGATGCCATCAACGAATTTGACACTGAAGCATTCGTCCAGGCATTACTCTCTACGGATTAA
- a CDS encoding AAA family ATPase, with protein MRIKQLILNGFKSFPEKTTITFEPTINAIIGPNGCGKTNILDGLRWVMGETSYSQMRCAKTEDLIFSGNTKYAPINYAEVVLVLQNDKPISIPNTNSIPTSSLYISSEIEIKRRFFRSGESEFFINRKPCKLKDIQDLLTSGGGSGHAYSIFDLPKMRQIISSNLKDLFIEAAGLAFYEERKNEIERKLKLTTDDLLRINDIIQERDRITRSLKRQAYRLMAFERTKQQERELLCQLMKFEYEKICADEQIVSEEIKVLQQAEKNLMAKINELESRRTVLKTALAEKELQRQNLQKEIEITREDLIKCEERIKANQDKQNYLKEQQRRIQSDTLIVEDLAVNQKKYETKHQYLAKTQELLTAKEQELNELRKQTKFLEQEIFTESLALEQLQEQEKQIITQLSTINAEITATETKLESLLRYQETLQDSLVALSLAQSCDAKLLTPLTIQDKMQLKEKLGPNFIGTVKDLIKIQPEYKPMLDSVLFGIGEAIIINAIDDLPIGELSQEKDLLMILQTWPWQKINYQSDVPQLPQLTELLEYKTELPNLIKSMLDTFFIVDDWSQIMMYYPKYAHCSFVTKSGIALFYTGLLVLPGKFSTQKLSAELQEKLQGLQKEKEIIHSKKIEFEQKLQLLREEKQTQEAHRIQLQSEINRKSQIIADKKKTVKQNLEIAGNMVFDLAKQREELIQIRAELDFLKDEINRQELRKDSMSAENEKLAHTLSTLCNEENELRQQIIELNEKLTDLKKQWDELSQDTLTQEYDALETKIRELRLTADNQKQKINEQFFKKYEIERKRQEIEQQARSLLPNGIEILKSPLTESETIETIQNRLRSVQKKIELIGKVNPLAKEEYEKEKTELDKLINQRADVVNAQDNLTQALQTLTQRAQQMFLDTYNAVRISFQRIFKEIFLEGEADLILESQTNPLESEIKIIAQPRGKTPKRLDQLSDGEKALLALSLLFAFYDIKPAPFCFMDEVDAPLDDANVKRFTQFLKRVSETTQVIIITHNRLTIEAAAAVIGVTTEEVGVSKIVSVRFKDIPNLNNK; from the coding sequence ATGCGAATTAAACAATTAATACTTAACGGCTTCAAGTCCTTCCCTGAGAAAACCACCATTACTTTTGAGCCGACAATTAATGCGATTATCGGACCTAACGGATGTGGTAAAACCAATATTTTAGACGGTCTTCGCTGGGTAATGGGTGAAACCAGTTATTCCCAGATGCGGTGTGCTAAAACCGAAGATTTAATTTTTTCTGGTAATACTAAATACGCGCCGATAAATTATGCTGAAGTTGTTCTAGTCTTACAAAACGATAAACCTATTTCAATTCCCAATACTAACTCAATTCCAACATCTTCCCTTTATATCTCATCCGAAATAGAAATAAAGCGCCGGTTCTTTCGTTCTGGTGAGTCAGAATTCTTTATTAACCGTAAACCTTGTAAATTAAAAGACATTCAAGATTTGCTTACCAGTGGCGGAGGGTCCGGACATGCTTATTCGATTTTCGATTTGCCTAAAATGCGACAAATCATTAGTTCTAATTTGAAAGACTTATTCATTGAAGCTGCAGGACTGGCATTCTATGAAGAACGCAAGAATGAGATCGAACGAAAACTAAAACTGACAACCGACGATTTACTTCGCATTAATGATATTATCCAGGAACGCGATCGCATCACCCGAAGTCTGAAACGACAGGCATACCGCTTAATGGCTTTTGAACGCACTAAGCAACAAGAAAGAGAACTCCTATGTCAACTTATGAAATTTGAATACGAAAAAATTTGCGCTGACGAACAGATTGTTTCGGAAGAGATTAAAGTGCTCCAACAAGCAGAAAAAAACCTCATGGCTAAAATAAACGAATTAGAATCACGCCGAACGGTTCTTAAAACCGCATTGGCCGAAAAAGAATTACAACGCCAAAATCTGCAAAAAGAAATTGAGATTACGCGCGAAGACTTGATTAAATGTGAAGAGCGCATAAAAGCCAATCAGGATAAACAAAATTATCTCAAAGAACAACAACGACGAATTCAATCCGATACCCTCATTGTTGAAGACCTGGCTGTCAATCAAAAAAAATACGAGACGAAGCATCAATATCTTGCTAAAACTCAGGAATTATTAACCGCTAAAGAACAGGAATTGAACGAACTGCGTAAACAAACTAAATTTTTAGAACAAGAAATATTTACCGAATCATTGGCTTTAGAACAATTGCAAGAACAAGAAAAGCAGATTATTACCCAGCTCTCAACAATAAATGCTGAGATAACGGCAACCGAGACGAAATTAGAAAGTTTATTACGCTATCAGGAAACCCTTCAAGATTCATTGGTCGCACTTTCTCTTGCTCAGAGCTGTGATGCTAAGTTGCTTACACCATTAACTATCCAAGATAAAATGCAGCTGAAAGAAAAATTAGGACCAAACTTTATCGGCACAGTAAAAGACCTCATTAAAATTCAACCAGAATATAAACCAATGCTGGATTCTGTCCTTTTTGGTATTGGAGAAGCAATTATTATCAATGCGATAGATGATTTGCCTATTGGAGAACTGTCCCAAGAAAAAGACCTATTAATGATTCTTCAAACTTGGCCCTGGCAAAAAATTAATTATCAATCTGATGTTCCCCAATTGCCCCAATTAACTGAATTATTAGAATATAAAACTGAATTGCCCAATTTGATAAAGTCAATGCTCGACACATTTTTTATCGTCGACGACTGGTCACAAATTATGATGTACTATCCTAAATACGCACACTGCTCTTTTGTAACTAAATCTGGTATCGCTCTATTTTATACCGGGCTTTTAGTCCTTCCAGGGAAATTTTCGACACAAAAACTAAGCGCCGAATTACAGGAAAAACTTCAGGGACTACAAAAAGAAAAAGAAATTATCCACAGCAAAAAAATAGAGTTCGAACAAAAATTACAGTTGCTTAGAGAAGAGAAACAAACTCAAGAAGCACATCGCATCCAACTTCAATCTGAAATCAACCGAAAATCTCAAATCATTGCCGATAAAAAAAAGACCGTCAAACAGAATTTAGAAATTGCTGGTAATATGGTATTCGACCTTGCTAAACAACGGGAGGAATTAATTCAAATTCGTGCCGAATTAGATTTTCTCAAAGATGAAATTAATCGCCAAGAGTTACGCAAAGATTCGATGTCAGCCGAAAATGAAAAATTAGCCCATACGCTATCTACTCTTTGTAATGAAGAGAATGAATTACGGCAACAAATAATTGAACTCAATGAAAAATTAACTGACCTAAAAAAGCAATGGGATGAATTATCTCAAGATACCTTAACCCAAGAATACGATGCTTTAGAAACCAAAATTAGGGAACTTCGATTGACAGCAGATAATCAAAAACAGAAAATCAATGAACAGTTTTTTAAGAAATATGAAATTGAACGAAAGCGTCAGGAAATTGAACAACAAGCCCGTTCCTTATTGCCGAATGGAATTGAAATTTTGAAATCACCACTAACCGAGTCCGAAACGATTGAAACCATTCAAAATCGTTTGCGGTCAGTCCAGAAAAAAATCGAATTAATCGGCAAGGTTAACCCTTTAGCCAAAGAAGAATATGAAAAAGAAAAGACCGAACTCGACAAATTGATTAATCAACGTGCTGATGTTGTTAATGCTCAGGACAATCTTACACAAGCATTACAGACATTAACCCAACGAGCCCAGCAGATGTTTTTAGATACTTATAATGCGGTCCGGATAAGTTTTCAAAGAATTTTTAAGGAGATATTTCTTGAAGGTGAAGCCGATTTGATTTTAGAATCGCAAACTAATCCTTTAGAGTCCGAGATAAAAATTATTGCTCAACCCCGCGGAAAAACTCCGAAACGACTGGACCAGTTATCGGATGGCGAAAAAGCCCTTTTAGCCCTTTCGTTATTATTTGCCTTTTATGATATTAAACCAGCACCATTCTGTTTTATGGATGAGGTTGATGCGCCCTTGGATGATGCTAATGTCAAACGATTTACTCAATTCCTAAAACGCGTCTCAGAAACTACTCAAGTAATAATTATTACCCATAACCGCCTAACTATTGAAGCAGCCGCCGCAGTTATCGGTGTTACGACAGAAGAAGTTGGTGTATCTAAAATTGTCTCAGTGCGTTTCAAAGATATACCCAATCTGAATAATAAATAG
- the trxB gene encoding thioredoxin-disulfide reductase has protein sequence MIKDVIIIGAGPAGLTAGIYCARFGLKTLILEKLLPGGQAIRTYRIENYPGFAEEISGIDLIKAMEQQAKKFGAEIATAEAQAIELQADRKIIISAYQKYWSRAIIIATGNTPQKLPVANADFYVGKGLSYCAICDGPFFKDKIVAVIGGGDSALAESIYLASLASRVYIVHRRNEFRASKILQDQIKNIPNIILVLNSVIDQIVGENRVEAIKIKNTTTERIEELKVDGIFVYIGFVPNSDFVKSLITLDDNGYIITDENLSTNIHGIWAIGDVRRKSLRQIATAVGDGALAAYEVYKFLNK, from the coding sequence ATGATAAAAGATGTCATTATTATTGGTGCTGGTCCGGCAGGTTTAACTGCTGGAATATATTGTGCGCGTTTTGGATTAAAAACTCTCATCTTAGAAAAACTGCTTCCAGGCGGACAAGCAATTAGAACTTACCGTATTGAAAATTATCCAGGTTTTGCTGAAGAAATTTCAGGTATCGATTTGATAAAAGCAATGGAGCAACAAGCCAAAAAATTTGGCGCCGAAATCGCTACGGCTGAAGCCCAAGCAATCGAACTTCAGGCTGACCGTAAAATAATCATTAGCGCCTATCAAAAATATTGGTCAAGAGCAATCATTATTGCCACTGGTAATACACCACAAAAATTACCGGTTGCAAACGCAGATTTTTATGTCGGAAAAGGCTTGTCCTACTGTGCAATCTGTGATGGGCCTTTTTTCAAAGATAAGATTGTTGCCGTAATTGGCGGCGGTGATTCGGCTTTAGCCGAAAGTATTTATCTCGCAAGTCTTGCTTCTAGGGTTTATATAGTTCATCGCCGTAACGAGTTTCGCGCAAGCAAGATTCTACAAGACCAAATAAAGAACATCCCGAATATCATACTCGTCCTTAATAGTGTTATTGACCAAATAGTTGGCGAGAATAGAGTTGAGGCGATAAAAATTAAGAATACTACTACTGAGCGCATTGAAGAATTAAAAGTTGATGGCATCTTTGTTTATATCGGATTTGTGCCGAATAGTGATTTCGTCAAATCACTCATCACTTTAGATGATAATGGCTATATTATAACTGATGAGAATTTAAGCACTAATATTCATGGCATCTGGGCAATCGGTGATGTCCGCCGAAAATCTCTTCGACAGATCGCAACCGCGGTCGGAGATGGAGCCTTAGCTGCTTACGAGGTTTATAAATTTCTAAATAAATAA
- the nusB gene encoding transcription antitermination factor NusB, protein MTQRRRAREGAIEVLYRYDIVSEPIEKTTEEIKNRKQFTPQGYGYFQNLVKTTIQNLPTIDETIKRHLKHWSFSRLALIDRAILRVASSELIYFPEIPYKVVINEAIEIAKKYGSDDSARFINGILDAICKQNLNKKS, encoded by the coding sequence ATGACCCAACGCCGACGGGCACGAGAAGGTGCGATTGAAGTTTTATACCGATACGACATTGTTAGTGAACCTATTGAAAAAACAACCGAAGAGATAAAAAATCGGAAACAATTCACACCCCAAGGATACGGATATTTCCAAAACTTAGTGAAAACTACTATTCAGAATTTACCAACGATTGACGAAACCATTAAAAGACATCTGAAACATTGGTCATTTTCCCGATTAGCACTAATTGACCGAGCCATTTTACGAGTTGCCAGCAGTGAATTAATATATTTTCCGGAAATTCCTTACAAGGTTGTTATTAATGAAGCAATCGAAATTGCTAAAAAATATGGTAGTGATGACTCAGCCCGTTTCATCAATGGCATACTCGACGCAATCTGTAAGCAGAACCTTAATAAGAAATCATAA
- the ribE gene encoding 6,7-dimethyl-8-ribityllumazine synthase yields the protein MTQKEFKGFLTAKGKSFAIVISRFNEFLTKELLSGALDCLERHQAENVEIFWTPGCFEIPGIARSLAHTNRYSAIIALGAIIRGDTPHAEYIASEVSKGIAKINYETMIPVTFGIITADTIEQAIERSGTKAGNKGYNAALSAIEMADLMEKIPTKK from the coding sequence ATGACCCAAAAAGAATTTAAGGGATTTTTAACTGCAAAGGGAAAATCTTTCGCTATTGTTATCTCACGATTTAATGAATTTCTCACTAAAGAGTTATTGTCCGGTGCGCTCGATTGCTTAGAAAGACATCAAGCTGAAAATGTCGAGATTTTCTGGACACCAGGTTGTTTTGAGATTCCCGGCATTGCTCGTTCACTGGCACATACTAATCGATATTCGGCAATTATTGCGTTAGGTGCGATTATCCGCGGAGATACCCCTCACGCGGAATACATCGCATCCGAAGTATCGAAAGGGATTGCTAAAATCAATTACGAGACGATGATACCAGTAACTTTTGGTATTATTACTGCTGATACCATTGAACAAGCAATAGAGCGGTCTGGAACTAAAGCCGGTAATAAAGGATACAATGCGGCTCTTTCTGCCATTGAAATGGCCGACCTAATGGAGAAAATTCCCACTAAGAAGTAA